A portion of the Helicobacter pylori NQ4053 genome contains these proteins:
- a CDS encoding tumor necrosis factor alpha-inducing protein: protein MLEKSFLKSKQLFLCGLGVLMLQACTCPNTSQRNSFLQDVPYWMLQNRSEYITQGVDSSHIVDGKKTEEIEKIATKRATIRVAQNIVHKLKEAYLSKSNRIKQKITNEMFIQMTQPIYDSLMNVDRLGIYINPNNEEVFALVRARGFDKDALSEGLHKMGLDNQAVSILVAKVEEIFKDSVNYGDVKVPIAM, encoded by the coding sequence GTGTTAGAAAAATCTTTTTTAAAAAGCAAGCAATTATTTTTATGCGGATTGGGTGTTTTGATGTTGCAGGCTTGCACTTGCCCAAACACTTCACAAAGGAATTCTTTCTTGCAAGATGTGCCTTATTGGATGTTGCAAAATCGCAGTGAGTATATCACGCAAGGGGTGGATAGCTCGCACATTGTGGATGGTAAGAAAACTGAAGAGATAGAAAAAATCGCTACCAAAAGAGCGACAATAAGAGTGGCACAAAATATTGTGCATAAACTCAAAGAGGCTTACCTTTCTAAATCCAACCGCATCAAGCAAAAGATCACTAATGAAATGTTTATCCAAATGACACAGCCCATTTATGATAGCTTGATGAATGTGGATCGTTTAGGGATTTATATCAATCCTAACAATGAGGAAGTGTTTGCGTTAGTGCGCGCGCGTGGTTTTGATAAGGACGCTTTGAGCGAAGGGTTGCATAAAATGGGATTAGACAATCAAGCGGTGAGTATCCTTGTGGCTAAAGTGGAAGAAATCTTTAAAGATTCTGTCAATTACGGAGACGTTAAAGTCCCTATAGCCATGTAG